The following is a genomic window from Balneolales bacterium ANBcel1.
CGCTTGCCGGGGATGGGTAGAAAATCCGCCCAACGTATTGCCATGCATCTTCTCAAGCAGAACGACGAGCAGGTATACCGGCTTTCCCGCGCCATCTCCGAACTGAAAAAGAACATACAATACTGTTCCGTCTGTTTTAACATCACGGATCAGGATCCGTGTCCGATTTGCACCTCGGAAAAACGAAATACCGGTGTTGTATGTGTGGTCGAGGAGCCGAAAGACGTCTATGTGATCGAACGGACCAAGGAATTCGGCGGCCGTTATCATGTCTTGGGCGGAGTGATATCACCTCTGCAGAATATTGGTCCAAATGAATTGCGAATCAATGAACTGGTAGGGAGAATACGAGACGGTGAAGGGATTCAGGAGTTAATACTCGCTCTGAATCCGGATGCGGAAGGCGAGGCCACCGGCTATTACATCAATAAGTTGGCTCATCCCATGGGTGTGAATGTCACACGTATCGCGCACGGGATTCCGATGGGAACCGATCTGGAGTTTATTGACGACGCCACGCTGACGCGTGCTTTTGCGGGACGCCGCACTTTTTAAACTCCCGGTCTTTGACTGCCGGAGACACCGACCCCCGGACTGCCGGACTTATCGACTCCCCGACTCGCTGACTTACCGACTTGTCGACTCCCCGGCTTACCGAGAATAAAAAGGCGGACCCAGGAAAAGGGACCGCCTTTGATGCACGTCTTCTGTTTTAACCGGAGTTCATTCACAGCCATCGAGCCTTTTCCGACGGAGAGACCGGAGGTTACTGCCGGCGAGCGTCAGAACTGCTGAATGTCGAATCGGTGGAATCCGGCTTCACCAATCAGAAATAAAACTGGAACTGCATCATTACCACATGAGTCAGGTCGTCAAAGTCGACGGAATCGCTTTCCAATGTCCTGAGGCTGTAGGCCAGCATGATCCGGTTGTGAGTAAACCGGCCGCCCTGCAAGGCGCTCAGACTGTAGGAGCCTCCCAGGGTTGCAAATACCTGGGCTGTGGAGTCCATATCGCCACCGTCATTATACCAGTATTCGCCCATGGCATACAATTCGATGTGGGGCTTCACCAGAATACCGCCGAACAGTGACGCGCCGATGTAATTCTGTGCTCCAAAAGGCTCGACATCCTGGTAGCTGATCCCGATAATATCTGTTTTCAGACGGACGGGCTGGTCCCCGGGCTGCGGTCCCCAGTAGGCGTTTGCGGAATAAGAGAAGTAGTTACGTCCGACACCGCCGATAGCCGTGAGGTCGTTCTTGGAGGTGTTGGCGCTTGCAAACACTCCGAGCTCCAGGGCATCGCGTCCGGACGGCCAGTGGGTCGCCGAGCCGCTGAATGCAAAGCCATCGGTTTCAATACCGCCGTCCACCGGGTTGTGACTGATGCCCCTGCCGAAATTGAGGGCGTTATGGCCGTTGTGCAGAAACGCCCGCACTTCCCATTGGGGATTGCTCCAAAGTGCTTCCACTCCATAGTCGCGGCCATCTGCTCCGATCGTCATACGGGCCCACATATCTGAAATGGCGGGCCTGTCGATCGCGTCGATGGCGGCATGACCGGTCCTTGCATACGCCCGGGGCTGGGTGCCCACAAATCGTCCGGTGCGGAGGGTGAGGTTGTCATTCAAATAATACTCACCCCTCAGGTCCAGCCATCTTGCAGAGGCACCCGACCCTTCCATTTGCATGAACAGGCCGAGGCGATCCGAAATATCCACAAGCAGCCGCAGTCTCATGCGACGGACTCCGAACCCGACCCTGTCCACATCATCTGAAGTGTAGGTTACCCTCGGCTGCAGGGTTCCGCTGATTCTCAACGAAATATCATCACTCACCGTCCGTACAATGCCGTTGTCGCTCTCCTGTCCAAATGCCTTTCCGGGCATCATCATCAACAGTGCAAAACCAGACACAAGCAGTAAACATCTGACCGTACTCATAAGCTTCACGTTTTAATAGTTTACGATTCCCCTGCCAGCAAGGCAGGCTTCCCCTCATATTTCACAATAAATTAATGTGATACTACCACATATACTATTGATAAATCATAAAGTATATATGAACAGCGGCTGGAATCAGAAAAGGCGGGTCTGGGTCGTGTCTCTCTTTTCGGCCTGTTCTATCCGTGGGCGGGCATGCTGTCCGCGGTATATCGGGAGCATTTCCGGAGCAAACTTACGGTCAAACATCCTGCGGGCAAAACCCTGCAGCGCTTTTTGTCCGTTGTTTGTGATGGCCAGCATGCCGCTGTCATACTCCTGCAGAAAGCCGAACTGGCGAAGGTCATTGACGATCAGGAAGGAGAGCTGGGGAATAAAGCCGGTTTGTGACTCGATGTGACTCCGGTGGTTGTTGTCGTCCGGCGGATAGACCGCCATACCCAGAATATTGAATTCCACCTCGGTAAGAGGATAACCGGCGGAGTCTTTGGTCAGCAGCTTGTCCCAGGCACTCTGGCTGTAGTGCAAGCCGAACCAGAACTTGGCCTCTTTGACCAGTTTTCTGGACAGCGCACAGGCAAAATACTCTCCGGAGGATGCTTTTTGGGGTTCGCCACGCGAGCGGTACATGCCCACCAGAGATGCCAGGTCCAGCATCTGCAGATTGGGCGGATACATAAAAAAGTCATCTGACTTTTTTTGCATGGCTACCTCACTACCCGACTTTTTGTTTGATGAGATCCAGAACGGCTCCCATATCCATCGACTCGGGGTC
Proteins encoded in this region:
- the recR gene encoding recombination mediator RecR, coding for MQLISETLEQAVEQLARLPGMGRKSAQRIAMHLLKQNDEQVYRLSRAISELKKNIQYCSVCFNITDQDPCPICTSEKRNTGVVCVVEEPKDVYVIERTKEFGGRYHVLGGVISPLQNIGPNELRINELVGRIRDGEGIQELILALNPDAEGEATGYYINKLAHPMGVNVTRIAHGIPMGTDLEFIDDATLTRAFAGRRTF